A genomic segment from Curtobacterium sp. MCSS17_007 encodes:
- the hisI gene encoding phosphoribosyl-AMP cyclohydrolase: protein MTDSTSTSTEAVLDRARFGHDGLLPAVVQEESSKDVLMLGWMDREALRRTLTEGRVTFWSRSRQEYWRKGDTSGHAQYVRAAALDCDDDTLLVTVEQVGAACHTGAHSCFEVDPLDPVTASAPAGATTGAPGPTTAVEETR from the coding sequence ATGACCGACAGCACCAGCACCAGCACGGAGGCGGTCCTCGACCGCGCACGGTTCGGGCACGACGGGCTGCTCCCCGCAGTCGTGCAGGAGGAGTCCTCGAAGGACGTCCTCATGCTCGGCTGGATGGACCGCGAAGCCCTCCGCCGCACCCTGACCGAGGGCCGCGTGACCTTCTGGTCGCGCTCGCGCCAGGAGTACTGGCGGAAGGGCGACACGTCCGGGCACGCGCAGTACGTGCGGGCGGCCGCGCTCGACTGCGACGACGACACCCTGCTCGTCACCGTGGAGCAGGTCGGTGCGGCGTGCCACACCGGTGCCCACAGCTGCTTCGAGGTCGACCCGCTCGACCCGGTGACGGCGTCCGCGCCGGCCGGAGCCACGACCGGTGCGCCTGGACCGACCACGGCCGTGGAGGAGACCCGATGA
- the hisF gene encoding imidazole glycerol phosphate synthase subunit HisF has protein sequence MNAAATPDSGAAGVAGGVSVRVIPCLDVQGGRVVKGVNFLDLQDAGDPVELAARYYEQGADELTFLDVGATVENRATMYDTVTRTAEQVFIPLTVGGGVRSVDDVSRLQQCGADKIGVNSAAIARPELVSEIADRFGAQAVVLSLDVKRSDRMPSGFVVTTHGGRTESDLDAIAWAREGVERGAGELLVNSIDADGTKNGFDLELIAAVRAVSSVPVIGSGGAGRLEHFAPAVEAGADAVLAASVFHRGEMTIGDVKAALRAAGQPVR, from the coding sequence GTGAACGCGGCCGCGACGCCGGACAGCGGCGCGGCCGGCGTCGCCGGGGGCGTGTCGGTCCGGGTCATCCCGTGCCTCGACGTGCAGGGCGGTCGCGTCGTCAAGGGCGTGAACTTCCTCGACCTGCAGGACGCCGGCGATCCGGTCGAGCTCGCGGCCCGCTACTACGAGCAGGGCGCCGACGAGCTGACCTTCCTCGACGTCGGGGCGACGGTCGAGAACCGCGCGACGATGTACGACACCGTGACCCGCACGGCGGAGCAGGTCTTCATCCCGCTCACCGTCGGCGGCGGCGTCCGGAGCGTCGACGACGTGTCCCGCCTGCAGCAGTGCGGTGCGGACAAGATCGGCGTGAACAGCGCGGCGATCGCCCGGCCGGAGCTGGTCAGCGAGATCGCGGACCGCTTCGGCGCGCAGGCGGTGGTGCTGTCGCTCGACGTGAAGCGCTCGGACCGGATGCCGTCCGGCTTCGTCGTCACGACGCACGGCGGTCGCACGGAGTCCGACCTCGACGCGATCGCCTGGGCCCGCGAGGGCGTGGAGCGGGGCGCGGGTGAACTGCTCGTCAACTCGATCGACGCCGACGGCACGAAGAACGGCTTCGACCTCGAACTCATCGCCGCGGTCCGCGCGGTCTCGTCGGTCCCGGTCATCGGCTCGGGAGGCGCGGGTCGCCTCGAGCACTTCGCTCCTGCCGTCGAGGCGGGCGCGGACGCCGTGCTCGCCGCCAGCGTCTTCCACCGCGGCGAGATGACCATCGGGGACGTCAAGGCGGCGCTGCGCGCCGCCGGCCAGCCCGTCCGCTGA
- the hisG gene encoding ATP phosphoribosyltransferase, with protein sequence MLRIAVPNKGSLSETASEMLKEAGYAGRRDPKALHLLDERNGVEFFFLRPRDIATYVGSGALDVGITGRDLLLDSGSAAHEVDALGFADSTFRFAGTPGRFTDLQDLDGVRVATSYPGLVGEFLAQHGVTATLVKLDGAVESAVRLGVADAVADVVSTGSTLRAAGLEIFGPVILESTALLISTDETIPGIDVLRRRLQGVLVARGYVMLDYDIPTDLLEQATAVASGIESPTVSPLHGRDWSAVRVMIPREDANLIMDALYDLGARAILVSPIHAARL encoded by the coding sequence ATGCTCCGCATCGCCGTGCCCAACAAGGGCTCGCTGTCCGAGACCGCCTCCGAGATGCTCAAGGAGGCCGGGTACGCCGGCCGCCGCGACCCGAAGGCACTCCACCTGCTCGACGAGCGCAACGGCGTCGAGTTCTTCTTCCTCCGTCCGCGCGACATCGCGACGTACGTCGGCTCCGGGGCACTCGACGTCGGCATCACCGGCCGCGACCTGCTGCTCGACTCCGGTTCGGCGGCGCACGAGGTCGACGCGCTCGGGTTCGCCGACTCGACGTTCCGGTTCGCCGGGACGCCCGGGCGGTTCACCGACCTGCAGGACCTCGACGGCGTCCGGGTGGCGACGAGCTACCCGGGTCTGGTCGGTGAGTTCCTCGCGCAGCACGGCGTCACCGCGACGCTCGTCAAGCTCGACGGCGCCGTGGAGAGCGCGGTCCGCCTCGGGGTCGCCGACGCCGTCGCCGACGTCGTGTCCACCGGCAGCACGCTCCGCGCCGCCGGCCTCGAGATCTTCGGCCCGGTCATCCTCGAGTCGACCGCCCTGCTCATCTCGACCGACGAGACCATCCCGGGCATCGACGTCCTCCGGCGCCGTCTGCAGGGCGTGCTCGTCGCGCGCGGCTACGTCATGCTCGACTACGACATCCCGACGGACCTGCTCGAGCAGGCCACGGCCGTGGCGTCGGGCATCGAGTCGCCGACCGTCTCCCCGCTGCACGGCCGCGACTGGTCGGCGGTCCGGGTGATGATCCCGCGCGAGGACGCGAACCTCATCATGGACGCGCTCTACGACCTCGGCGCCCGCGCGATCCTCGTCAGCCCGATCCACGCCGCACGCCTGTGA
- a CDS encoding phosphoribosyl-ATP diphosphatase — MKTFDDLFAELTEKARTRPEGSGTVAELDAGVHQIGKKIVEEAAEVWMAAEYEGDERTSEEISQLIYHLQVLMVAKGLTPADVWRHL, encoded by the coding sequence GTGAAGACGTTCGACGACCTGTTCGCGGAGCTGACCGAGAAGGCGCGCACGCGGCCCGAGGGCTCCGGCACCGTCGCCGAACTGGACGCCGGCGTGCACCAGATCGGCAAGAAGATCGTGGAAGAGGCCGCCGAGGTCTGGATGGCGGCCGAGTACGAGGGCGACGAGCGCACCTCGGAGGAGATCTCCCAGCTGATCTACCACCTCCAGGTGCTCATGGTCGCGAAGGGGCTCACCCCGGCGGACGTCTGGCGACATCTGTAG
- the rpe gene encoding ribulose-phosphate 3-epimerase, with product MTIRISPSILSADFANLERELHRIETADMVHVDVMDNHFVPNLTLGLPIVQRLQEVSPVPLDVHLMVTDADTQAPKYAETGASSVTFHFEAADDPVATAAAIRSNGARAAVAVKPGTPITQVLHHLDAYDMILLMTVEPGFGGQSFMPSVMPKLADARAAVDASGLEVWLEVDGGIAVDTVPEAVRSGADTLVAGSAVYGGEPAQRIADLREAAAAARA from the coding sequence GTGACGATCCGCATCTCGCCGAGCATCCTGTCCGCCGACTTCGCGAACCTCGAACGCGAGCTCCACCGCATCGAGACGGCCGACATGGTGCACGTCGACGTGATGGACAACCACTTCGTGCCGAACCTCACCCTGGGCCTGCCGATCGTGCAGCGCCTGCAGGAGGTCTCGCCGGTGCCGCTCGACGTGCACCTCATGGTCACCGACGCGGACACGCAGGCGCCGAAGTACGCCGAGACGGGGGCCTCGAGCGTCACGTTCCACTTCGAGGCCGCCGACGACCCGGTGGCGACCGCCGCGGCGATCCGCTCGAACGGCGCCCGAGCGGCTGTCGCCGTGAAGCCCGGAACGCCGATCACGCAGGTGCTCCACCACCTCGACGCCTACGACATGATCCTGCTCATGACCGTCGAGCCCGGGTTCGGCGGGCAGTCGTTCATGCCTTCCGTGATGCCCAAGCTCGCCGATGCGCGCGCGGCGGTCGACGCCTCCGGCCTCGAGGTCTGGCTCGAGGTCGACGGCGGCATCGCGGTCGACACCGTGCCCGAAGCGGTGCGCAGCGGTGCGGACACGCTCGTGGCCGGGTCCGCCGTCTACGGCGGCGAGCCCGCGCAGCGCATCGCCGACCTGCGCGAGGCGGCCGCGGCGGCACGCGCGTGA
- a CDS encoding transcription antitermination factor NusB produces MNPSPQARTDRRPRATSARRVAFDVLRAVQVEDAYANLLLPTRIRRAGLSARDAAFATELTYGSIRMLGRYDAIVGVASGRRVDNIESDVLDVMRLGVHQLLGMRTPTHAAVSATVELAREVGARRATGFVNAVLRKVAARTDDEWDALITEGRSGDALLATRWSHPSWVVSALRDALAAERSRDELAALLAADNVAPRVQLVALPGLATDEDVRTATTGATTGPGDDADPLGPATATDGVPGTDDETVDEDEDESEAETATAPPVRAPEADAGPVSPVGIRGTAGDPARVPGVAAGRLRVQDEGSQLAALALTRSSPVRAGERWLDMCAGPGGKAALLAAEAAQGGATLLANELVPARAGLVRKALATVADQDVVSVVEGDGRRFGRPGDEPFDRILLDAPCTGLGALRRRPEARWRKQPEDVPELAALQAELLDAAVRALAPGGTLAYVTCSPHLAETRGQVDALMARHGDVLEQLDTAGVVRSVAARDPQVADGPTVQLWPHRIGTDAMFVALFRRRA; encoded by the coding sequence GTGAACCCGTCGCCGCAGGCCCGCACCGACCGTCGCCCCCGCGCGACCAGCGCCCGCCGGGTCGCGTTCGACGTGCTGCGCGCGGTGCAGGTCGAGGACGCCTACGCCAACCTGCTCCTGCCGACCCGCATCCGCCGTGCCGGCCTGTCCGCGCGCGATGCGGCCTTCGCCACCGAGCTGACGTACGGGTCGATCCGGATGCTCGGGCGGTACGACGCGATCGTCGGGGTCGCCTCCGGCCGCCGCGTCGACAACATCGAGTCCGACGTGCTCGACGTCATGCGGCTCGGTGTGCACCAACTGCTCGGGATGCGCACCCCGACGCACGCCGCGGTCTCGGCCACGGTGGAACTCGCGCGCGAGGTCGGCGCCCGCCGTGCCACCGGCTTCGTCAACGCGGTCCTGCGCAAGGTCGCCGCGCGCACCGACGACGAGTGGGACGCGCTCATCACGGAGGGCCGGAGCGGCGACGCCCTGCTCGCGACGCGCTGGTCGCACCCGTCGTGGGTCGTCTCCGCGCTCCGGGACGCCCTGGCGGCCGAGCGTTCCCGCGATGAACTCGCCGCCCTGCTCGCCGCCGACAACGTGGCGCCGAGGGTGCAGCTCGTCGCCCTGCCCGGGCTCGCCACCGACGAGGACGTCCGCACCGCGACCACCGGCGCCACGACCGGCCCGGGCGACGACGCGGACCCGCTCGGGCCCGCCACCGCGACTGACGGTGTGCCCGGCACCGATGACGAGACCGTGGACGAGGACGAGGACGAGAGCGAGGCCGAGACCGCCACCGCGCCTCCCGTCCGGGCCCCCGAGGCGGACGCCGGTCCGGTGTCGCCCGTCGGCATCCGCGGCACGGCCGGTGACCCCGCACGGGTCCCCGGTGTCGCCGCCGGTCGCCTCCGGGTGCAGGACGAGGGCTCGCAGCTCGCGGCCCTCGCGCTCACGCGGTCCTCGCCGGTGCGTGCGGGCGAGCGGTGGCTCGACATGTGCGCCGGCCCCGGCGGCAAGGCCGCGCTCCTCGCTGCCGAGGCCGCGCAGGGCGGAGCGACCCTGCTGGCGAACGAGCTCGTGCCCGCGCGCGCCGGACTCGTGCGCAAGGCGCTGGCCACGGTCGCCGACCAGGACGTCGTCAGCGTCGTCGAGGGCGACGGCCGTCGGTTCGGCCGTCCGGGCGACGAGCCCTTCGACCGCATCCTGCTGGACGCGCCCTGCACGGGCCTCGGTGCACTCCGTCGTCGTCCCGAGGCGCGGTGGCGCAAGCAGCCCGAGGACGTCCCCGAGCTCGCGGCACTGCAGGCCGAGCTGCTCGACGCGGCGGTCCGTGCGCTCGCACCCGGCGGCACGCTGGCGTACGTGACGTGCTCGCCGCACCTCGCCGAGACGCGCGGACAGGTCGACGCGCTCATGGCCCGTCACGGCGACGTCCTCGAGCAGCTCGACACCGCCGGTGTGGTCCGGTCGGTGGCGGCGCGGGACCCGCAGGTCGCCGACGGCCCGACGGTGCAGCTCTGGCCCCACCGCATCGGCACCGACGCGATGTTCGTCGCACTCTTCCGTCGTCGCGCCTGA
- a CDS encoding methionyl-tRNA formyltransferase gives MRLVVAGSPAAAVPTLRRLAASDHEIAAVLTRPPTPQGRKRVLTPTPVAQAAQELGLPVIEATRVDDAVTARLVELRADLGVIVAYGALLRRPALDAPRLGWVNLHFSDLPAYRGAAPVQRAVMAGDTRTAATVFQLVEALDAGPVYASDPFTIDPDATSGDVLAAMAETGADTVLRVVDALADGSAVAVEQSGPVTLAPKPTADDAHVAFHESALAVHAHIRGVTPEPGAFAHLGETRVKLLRSALLPGGTPSSVPHLAPGALALVDGRLLVGTADEPLELVEVQPAGKKPMAAAAWARGLGRLEGVVLS, from the coding sequence ATGCGCCTCGTCGTCGCCGGCAGCCCCGCTGCGGCCGTCCCCACCCTCCGCCGTCTCGCGGCGTCCGACCACGAGATCGCGGCGGTGCTCACCCGTCCGCCGACACCCCAGGGTCGGAAGCGCGTCCTCACGCCCACCCCGGTGGCGCAGGCGGCACAGGAACTCGGACTGCCCGTCATCGAGGCCACCCGCGTGGACGATGCCGTGACCGCGCGGCTCGTCGAGCTCCGGGCCGACCTCGGGGTCATCGTCGCGTACGGTGCGCTCCTCCGCCGTCCCGCCCTCGACGCTCCGCGCCTCGGCTGGGTCAACCTGCACTTCTCCGACCTGCCGGCGTACCGCGGGGCTGCGCCCGTGCAGCGCGCCGTGATGGCGGGGGACACCCGGACCGCCGCGACGGTCTTCCAGCTGGTCGAGGCGCTCGACGCCGGACCGGTCTACGCATCCGACCCGTTCACGATCGACCCGGACGCGACGAGCGGGGACGTCCTCGCCGCGATGGCCGAGACCGGAGCGGACACCGTCCTGCGGGTCGTCGACGCCCTGGCTGACGGGAGCGCGGTCGCCGTCGAGCAGTCCGGGCCGGTGACCCTCGCCCCGAAGCCGACGGCCGACGACGCGCACGTGGCCTTCCACGAGTCGGCCCTCGCCGTCCACGCCCACATCCGCGGTGTGACGCCCGAGCCCGGCGCCTTCGCCCACCTCGGCGAGACGCGCGTGAAGCTGCTCCGCAGCGCGCTCCTGCCGGGAGGCACGCCCTCGTCGGTGCCGCACCTCGCGCCCGGCGCACTCGCGCTGGTCGACGGTCGGCTGCTGGTCGGGACCGCCGACGAACCCCTCGAGCTCGTCGAGGTGCAACCCGCGGGGAAGAAGCCCATGGCGGCCGCCGCCTGGGCTCGTGGCCTCGGTCGCCTGGAGGGGGTGGTGCTCTCGTGA
- a CDS encoding DUF4383 domain-containing protein: MSDVTTSSNRYAGSSIQKVALVVGIVFLLVGIAGFVPGLTTGELGGAGHHSMAMLLGIFQVSVLHNVVHLLFGVVGLLAANRASGSRMYLVIGGVVYFVLWVYGLFTAGTMSGANFVPLNWADNWLHLVLAIGMVALGVVFPRERRRPVGA; encoded by the coding sequence ATGAGTGACGTCACCACCTCCAGCAACCGCTACGCCGGCTCGTCGATCCAGAAGGTCGCGCTCGTCGTCGGCATCGTGTTCCTGCTCGTCGGGATCGCCGGGTTCGTGCCGGGGCTGACCACCGGCGAGCTCGGCGGTGCCGGGCACCACTCCATGGCGATGCTGCTCGGGATCTTCCAGGTGTCGGTCCTGCACAACGTCGTGCACCTGCTGTTCGGCGTCGTCGGGTTGCTCGCGGCGAACCGTGCAAGCGGGTCGCGCATGTACCTCGTGATCGGCGGAGTCGTGTACTTCGTGCTCTGGGTCTACGGCCTGTTCACGGCGGGCACGATGTCCGGCGCCAACTTCGTCCCCCTCAACTGGGCGGACAACTGGCTGCACCTCGTGCTCGCGATCGGCATGGTCGCGCTCGGCGTCGTCTTCCCGCGGGAGCGTCGCCGCCCGGTCGGCGCCTGA
- a CDS encoding primosomal protein N', with protein MTTVARVVLDSPLPQLDRLFDYRVPAELEDDCVPGVRVKVPLRTGARMSDAYVVEVVSEGDWPGELSSVEQVVSPVPVLAPEIWSLARAVADRAAGVASDVLRLAVPTRQVRAEKAWLARDTSWSPPSIEPAPVTGYAEGVLEALLAERGRAAVDAVPHPVDLGTADDPVWVPGWAATLAQAASHVVAREQSAVLAVPDFRDVTDLERALLAVLPPERVVRFDAKQTNGQRAKALLQARTHAVVAIGNRTAAFAPASELGLVAMWDDGDASFVEPRAPYVHTRDVALVRTAQSGAALLFLAHARSTDVQRLVELHWLQELAPYRVPSPKVIPTAQQASAEGFAAQARIPSTAWRAAREASQHGPVLVQVANPGFGTGLVCADCGERAHCRVCGGPLGSPHRNATPQCRFCGALAVGFRCPTCGGGKLKPVGQGAQRTADELGRAFPGTRIVVADGSRPLDEVPARPAVVVATRGAEPSVPGGYACVLLLDGERLLAREGLRVQEDVLRFWTNAAAKGAPGAEVYLVGIGGKLATAMALWRLDGPAHDELVDRRALHFPPAVRVATLTGTDEAVTAAVEALGDAVVGAVLGPVPVPEDPVPGTVRAIVRFAYAHGAEVAATLKAEVIRRSSTRRVLPGGNRRRAAPTLRVRLDDAEPFTEV; from the coding sequence GTGACCACCGTCGCGCGCGTCGTCCTCGACTCGCCGCTCCCGCAGTTGGACCGTCTGTTCGACTACCGGGTGCCGGCCGAGCTCGAGGACGACTGCGTGCCGGGGGTCCGCGTCAAGGTGCCGCTGCGCACCGGTGCGCGGATGTCCGACGCGTACGTCGTCGAGGTGGTCTCGGAGGGGGACTGGCCGGGCGAACTCAGCTCCGTCGAGCAGGTCGTCTCGCCGGTGCCGGTCCTGGCTCCCGAGATCTGGTCGCTCGCGCGCGCTGTCGCCGATCGTGCCGCCGGCGTCGCCTCCGACGTCCTGCGGCTCGCCGTGCCGACCCGACAGGTCCGTGCCGAGAAGGCCTGGCTGGCCCGCGACACCTCGTGGTCGCCCCCGTCGATCGAGCCCGCCCCTGTCACGGGCTACGCCGAGGGCGTCCTGGAGGCACTGCTCGCCGAGCGCGGACGGGCCGCGGTCGACGCCGTCCCCCACCCCGTCGACCTCGGGACCGCCGACGACCCCGTGTGGGTGCCCGGCTGGGCCGCGACGCTCGCGCAGGCCGCGTCGCACGTCGTCGCCCGCGAGCAGTCGGCCGTGCTCGCGGTGCCGGACTTCCGTGACGTCACCGACCTGGAGCGTGCGCTCCTCGCCGTGCTGCCGCCGGAGCGCGTCGTCCGGTTCGACGCGAAGCAGACGAACGGGCAGCGGGCGAAGGCGCTGCTGCAGGCACGGACGCACGCGGTCGTCGCGATCGGCAACCGGACGGCAGCGTTCGCGCCCGCCTCCGAGCTCGGACTCGTCGCGATGTGGGACGACGGCGACGCGTCCTTCGTCGAGCCCCGGGCGCCGTACGTGCACACGCGCGACGTGGCACTCGTGCGGACCGCCCAGTCCGGCGCCGCGCTCCTCTTCCTCGCGCACGCCCGGTCGACCGACGTCCAGCGGCTCGTCGAGCTGCACTGGCTCCAGGAGCTCGCGCCGTACCGGGTGCCGTCGCCGAAGGTGATCCCGACCGCGCAGCAGGCGAGCGCCGAGGGCTTCGCCGCTCAGGCGCGCATCCCGAGCACGGCGTGGCGCGCCGCGCGCGAGGCCAGTCAGCACGGCCCGGTCCTCGTGCAGGTGGCGAACCCCGGCTTCGGCACCGGGCTGGTCTGCGCCGACTGCGGGGAGCGTGCGCACTGCCGGGTGTGCGGGGGACCGCTGGGCAGCCCGCACCGGAACGCGACCCCGCAGTGCCGGTTCTGCGGTGCCCTGGCCGTGGGCTTCCGTTGTCCGACGTGCGGCGGCGGGAAGCTCAAGCCCGTCGGTCAGGGTGCGCAGCGGACGGCCGACGAGCTCGGTCGGGCGTTCCCCGGCACCCGGATCGTGGTCGCGGACGGCTCCCGTCCGCTCGACGAGGTCCCGGCCCGCCCCGCGGTCGTCGTCGCCACTCGCGGCGCGGAACCGAGCGTGCCGGGTGGCTACGCGTGCGTGCTGCTGCTCGACGGCGAGCGGCTCCTGGCCCGCGAGGGGCTCCGGGTGCAGGAGGACGTGCTCCGCTTCTGGACGAACGCCGCCGCGAAGGGTGCGCCCGGGGCCGAGGTGTACCTCGTCGGCATCGGCGGGAAGCTCGCCACGGCGATGGCGCTCTGGCGACTCGACGGGCCGGCACACGACGAACTCGTCGACCGACGGGCCCTGCACTTCCCGCCGGCCGTCCGGGTGGCGACGCTCACCGGTACGGACGAGGCGGTGACCGCGGCGGTCGAGGCCCTCGGCGACGCGGTCGTCGGCGCGGTGCTCGGACCGGTGCCGGTGCCCGAGGACCCGGTGCCCGGCACGGTCCGCGCGATCGTGCGTTTCGCCTACGCGCACGGGGCCGAGGTCGCGGCGACGCTCAAGGCCGAGGTCATCCGTCGGTCGTCGACGCGGCGGGTGCTGCCGGGCGGCAACCGGCGTCGTGCGGCCCCGACGCTGCGCGTGCGGCTCGACGACGCCGAGCCCTTCACCGAGGTCTGA
- the metK gene encoding methionine adenosyltransferase — translation MSGTNLRLFTSESVTEGHPDKICDQISDTILDALLTVDPHARVAVETMVTTGLVHVAGEVTTSGYVEIPKLVRDVITGIGYDSSEVSFDGRTCGVEVSIGAQSPDIAQGVDESLDSRSGAGVDPLDRQGAGDQGIMFGFATNETPEYMPVAIWLAHRLAERLAEVRKTGLLDFLRPDGKTQVTVGYDGVVPKTVETVVLSTQHSPAVTLDELTAQITEHVIRPVLDLVDLDSSHVDVIVNPTGRFEIGGPQGDAGLTGRKVIVDTYGGASRHGGGAFSGKDPSKVDRSAAYALRWVAKNAVAAGLADRLEVQVAYAIGRAKPVGLYVESFGTGHVDDATIEAAITEVFDLRPAAIIRDLDLLKPRYAQTAAYGHFGRELPGFTWEQLDRVEELRAAAGLVTAAV, via the coding sequence GTGAGCGGCACCAACCTGCGCCTCTTCACGTCCGAGTCGGTGACGGAGGGGCACCCCGACAAGATCTGCGACCAGATCTCGGACACGATCCTCGACGCCCTGCTCACGGTCGACCCGCACGCGCGCGTCGCCGTCGAGACGATGGTGACGACCGGGCTCGTGCACGTCGCCGGCGAGGTCACGACCTCCGGCTACGTCGAGATCCCGAAGCTCGTCCGCGACGTCATCACGGGCATCGGCTACGACTCGTCCGAGGTCTCCTTCGACGGCCGCACCTGCGGCGTCGAGGTGTCGATCGGTGCGCAGTCCCCGGACATCGCCCAGGGCGTCGACGAGTCGCTCGACAGCCGTTCCGGCGCGGGCGTCGACCCGCTCGACCGCCAGGGCGCGGGCGACCAGGGCATCATGTTCGGCTTCGCGACGAACGAGACCCCCGAGTACATGCCCGTCGCGATCTGGCTCGCGCACCGCCTGGCGGAGCGTCTGGCCGAGGTCCGCAAGACCGGTCTGCTCGACTTCCTCCGTCCGGACGGCAAGACGCAGGTCACGGTCGGGTACGACGGTGTCGTCCCGAAGACCGTCGAGACGGTCGTGCTCTCCACGCAGCACTCGCCGGCGGTGACGCTCGACGAGCTGACCGCGCAGATCACCGAGCACGTGATCCGTCCGGTCCTCGACCTGGTCGACCTCGACTCGTCCCACGTCGACGTCATCGTGAACCCGACCGGCCGGTTCGAGATCGGTGGGCCGCAGGGCGACGCCGGACTCACCGGACGCAAGGTGATCGTCGACACGTACGGCGGTGCCTCCCGGCACGGCGGTGGGGCGTTCAGCGGCAAGGACCCGTCGAAGGTCGACCGCTCGGCCGCCTACGCGCTCCGCTGGGTCGCGAAGAACGCCGTCGCCGCGGGACTCGCGGACCGGCTCGAGGTGCAGGTCGCCTACGCGATCGGCCGGGCCAAGCCGGTCGGGCTGTACGTCGAGTCGTTCGGCACCGGACACGTCGACGACGCCACGATCGAGGCAGCGATCACCGAGGTGTTCGACCTGCGTCCGGCCGCGATCATCCGCGACCTCGACCTGCTCAAGCCGCGGTACGCGCAGACCGCCGCGTACGGTCACTTCGGCCGCGAGCTGCCCGGCTTCACGTGGGAGCAGCTCGATCGCGTCGAGGAGCTCCGCGCCGCAGCAGGACTCGTCACCGCCGCCGTCTAG
- the rpoZ gene encoding DNA-directed RNA polymerase subunit omega — MANPQGIIDPPIDDLLAKVESKYALVIFASKRARQINDYYADLHEGSLFDNVGPLVDSTIDDKPLSVALHEINEDKLTVTKQQQPTD, encoded by the coding sequence ATGGCCAACCCCCAGGGCATCATCGACCCGCCCATCGACGACCTGCTCGCCAAGGTGGAGTCGAAGTACGCGCTCGTCATCTTCGCCTCGAAGCGCGCCCGCCAGATCAACGACTACTACGCCGACCTGCACGAGGGCTCGCTCTTCGACAACGTCGGCCCGCTGGTCGACTCGACGATCGACGACAAGCCGCTCTCGGTGGCGCTGCACGAGATCAACGAGGACAAGCTGACCGTCACCAAGCAGCAGCAGCCCACCGACTGA